In a single window of the Elaeis guineensis isolate ETL-2024a chromosome 8, EG11, whole genome shotgun sequence genome:
- the LOC105049375 gene encoding AT-hook motif nuclear-localized protein 25 — MAGMESGGGGGGGGGGGPSRYLHHLLHPPPAPSTHVPPEQSKPSPEKNVKSSPDKGGGEPSTSAAAEAGGEALGPVRRPRGRPLGSKNKPRPPIIVTRDNPNALRSHVLEVSGGADVVECVSDYARRRGRGVCVLSGGGTVANVALRQPGASPPGSVVATLRGRFEILSLTGTVLPPPAPPGTGGLTVFLAGGQGQVVGGSVVGPLLAAGPVVLMAASFANAVYERLPIEGDEEAAVPPVAQGQQPAASQSSGVTGGGGGGGEGGGSGGGGGGSGVSFYNLGANIGSYQFPGDAYGWGGGGGGGVRPPF; from the coding sequence ATGGCCGGAATGGAatccggcggcggcggcggcggcggcggtggcggaGGTCCGTCTCGCTATCTCCATCACCTCCTCCACCCACCGCCGGCGCCGTCAACCCACGTCCCACCGGAGCAGTCCAAGCCCTCCCCAGAGAAGAACGTGAAGTCCTCCCCCGACAAGGGCGGCGGCGAGCCCTCCACCTCCGCCGCGGCCGAGGCGGGAGGCGAAGCGCTCGGCCCCGTACGTCGCCCCCGTGGCCGGCCACTGGGGTCGAAGAACAAGCCCAGGCCCCCCATCATCGTGACCCGCGACAACCCCAACGCCCTCCGCTCCCACGTCCTCGAGGTCTCCGGCGGGGCCGACGTCGTCGAGTGCGTCTCCGATTACGCCCGCCGGCGGGGCCGGGGCGTGTGTGTCCTCAGCGGTGGCGGAACCGTCGCCAACGTCGCGCTCCGCCAGCCCGGGGCGTCGCCACCGGGGAGCGTGGTGGCGACCCTCCGCGGCCGCTTCGAGATCCTCTCGCTCACCGGCACCGTCCTCCCGCCGCCAGCGCCTCCAGGGACTGGCGGTCTGACCGTCTTCCTCGCCGGCGGGCAAGGGCAAGTGgtcggggggagcgtggtggggCCGCTGTTGGCGGCAGGGCCGGTGGTGCTGATGGCGGCGTCATTCGCGAACGCGGTGTATGAGCGGCTGCCAATCGAGGGGGACGAGGAGGCAGCGGTGCCGCCAGTGGCGCAGGGGCAGCAGCCGGCGGCCTCTCAATCTTCCGGCGTTACGGGCGGTGGTGGTGGCGGTGGCGAGGGTGGTGGAAGCGGCGGCGGTGGAGGTGGCAGCGGTGTTTCGTTCTATAACTTGGGTGCAAATATTGGGAGTTATCAGTTTCCTGGTGATGCTTATGGatggggtggtggtggtggtggtggagttAGACCACCCTTTTGA
- the LOC105049376 gene encoding 3-hydroxy-3-methylglutaryl-coenzyme A reductase 3 has protein sequence MDVRRRFPNSAATTRPAETVPSSVSGGGAASRVQASDALPLPIRHTNLLFSALFAASLVFLMRRWREKIRSSTPLHVVGLAEIFAIVGLVGSLIYLLSFFGIAFVQSIVSSHDEEDDFLLSPAPPTAAASAPTPATCPLLCDAITAPEKMPAVTEEDEEIISSVVAGKIPSYILESKLGDCRRAAAIRREALRRMTGRALEGLPLDGFDYGSILGQCCELPVGYVQLPVGIAGPLLLDGRQYYVPMATTEGCLVASTNRGCKAIAGSGGAASVVLRDGMTRAPVVRLPSARRAAELVAFVEEPTNFETLAVVFNRSSRFARLQGIQCALAGRNLYMRFSCSTGDAMGMNMVSKGVQNVLDYLQGDFRDMDVISITGNFCSDKKPAAVNWIEGRGKSVVCEATIKEEVVKKVLKTTVPALVELNMIKNLAGSAVAGALGGFNAHASNIVSAVFIATGQDPAQNVESSHCITMMEAVNDGKDLHVSVTMPSIEVGTVGGGTQLASQAACLDLLGVKGASLESPGSNARLLASIVAGAVLAGELSLMSALAAGQLVNSHMKYNRSSKDVSKAA, from the exons ATGGACGTCCGCCGGAGATTCCCCAACAGCGCCGCCACCACCCGCCCGGCGGAGACCGTCCCCTCATCCGTTTCCGGCGGTGGCGCCGCCTCCCGAGTCCAGGCGTCGGACGCCCTCCCGCTCCCCATCCGGCACACGAATCTTCTCTTCTCGGCACTCTTCGCCGCCTCCCTCGTCTTCCTGATGCGGCGGTGGCGCGAGAAGATCCGCTCCTCGACGCCGCTCCACGTCGTCGGTCTGGCCGAGATCTTCGCCATCGTCGGCCTCGTCGGCTCCCTCATCTACCTCCTCTCTTTCTTCGGCATCGCTTTCGTCCAGTCCATCGTCTCCTCCCACGACGAGGAGGACGACTTCCTTCTATCCCCCGCCCCTCCCACCGCCGCAGCTTCCGCCCCAACCCCCGCCACTTGCCCCCTCCTTTGCGACGCCATAACCGCCCCGGAGAAAATGCCAGCCGTCActgaggaagacgaagagatcaTCTCCTCCGTGGTCGCCGGCAAGATCCCCTCCTACATTCTCGAATCTAAGCTCGGAGATTGCCGCCGCGCAGCCGCGATCCGACGGGAGGCGCTGAGGAGGAtgaccggaagagccctggaagggctCCCGCTTGATGGATTCGACTACGGGTCGATTCTAGGGCAGTGCTGCGAGCTCCCCGTAGGGTACGTCCAGTTGCCGGTGGGGATCGCCGGGCCGCTGCTGCTTGACGGAAGGCAGTACTACGTGCCCATGGCGACCACCGAGGGGTGCCTCGTGGCGAGCACCAACAGGGGGTGCAAGGCCATTGCGGGGTCCGGCGGCGCCGCGAGCGTGGTTTTGAGGGACGGGATGACGCGGGCGCCGGTCGTGAGGCTGCCGTCCGCGAGGAGGGCCGCGGAGCTCGTGGCCTTCGTGGAAGAGCCGACCAATTTCGAGACCCTCGCCGTCGTGTTCAACAG GTCCAGCAGATTTGCAAGGCTCCAGGGGATCCAGTGCGCGCTTGCTGGGAGGAACCTCTACATGAGATTTAGTTGCAGCACTGGAGATGCAATGGGGATGAACATGGTGTCAAAAGGGGTCCAGAATGTCTTGGATTATCTGCAGGGTGACTTCCGAGACATGGATGTGATCAGCATAACTG GTAATTTCTGTTCCGACAAAAAGCCGGCTGCTGTGAATTGGATTGAAGGACGTGGCAAATCGGTAGTTTGTGAGGCAACCATCAAGGAGGAGGTGGTGAAAAAAGTTCTCAAGACCACTGTGCCAGCACTGGTTGAACTCAACATGATCAAGAACCTTGCTGGATCTGCTGTGGCTGGAGCTCTTGGGGGCTTCAATGCTCATGCCAGCAACATCGTGTCTGCTGTCTTCATAGCCACTGGCCAAGATCCTGCACAGAATGTGGAGAGTTCTCACTGCATCACCATGATGGAAGCTGTGAACGATGGCAAGGATCTTCATGTCTCCGTGACCATGCCATCCATTGAG GTTGGTACAGTTGGGGGTGGCACGCAGCTGGCCTCTCAGGCAGCCTGTTTGGACCTACTTGGTGTCAAGGGTGCAAGCTTGGAATCACCTGGATCAAATGCTAGGCTTCTGGCCTCCATTGTGGCAGGTGCTGTTCTAGCTGGAGAGCTCTCTCTCATGTCAGCTCTTGCTGCTGGTCAGCTTGTGAACAGCCACATGAAGTACAACAGATCCAGCAAAGATGTATCCAAGGCTGCCTAA